From the Butyrivibrio fibrisolvens genome, one window contains:
- a CDS encoding dimethylsulfonioproprionate lyase family protein: MSKELDIKIRKIIDEAIKLLNENNEYSNNYEKDHNDSNSNIGDHLIHNNEFDKDINKEIKEEIARVTSSVIPEQTGSFEKSTSPLLKYAESSTLHGSKETEPLLRLIREVFDYLPWKYNYEEREDKKDLGSYMGWAELIGPEAPYKSDNFCLGFTLISPYTLYPEHRHPAIELYKVLSGTAEWTLEGATSKRVPGEVILHPSNKIHKMQTYDQTLLALYTWSGNDVVTLSEYV; encoded by the coding sequence ATGTCTAAAGAACTTGATATAAAGATCAGAAAGATCATCGATGAAGCTATAAAGCTTTTGAATGAAAATAATGAATACAGTAATAACTATGAAAAAGATCATAATGATTCTAATAGTAATATAGGTGATCATCTTATTCATAATAATGAGTTTGATAAAGACATAAATAAAGAAATAAAGGAAGAAATAGCAAGGGTGACATCATCAGTCATTCCGGAGCAGACAGGCTCATTTGAAAAGAGCACGTCTCCACTTTTGAAATATGCAGAGTCATCTACTCTTCATGGATCTAAAGAGACGGAGCCCTTGCTAAGGCTTATCAGGGAAGTATTCGACTATCTTCCCTGGAAGTACAACTACGAAGAAAGAGAAGATAAGAAAGACCTAGGTTCATATATGGGATGGGCAGAGCTTATAGGGCCTGAAGCCCCTTATAAGTCAGATAATTTCTGCCTTGGATTTACATTGATATCACCTTACACTTTGTACCCGGAGCACAGACATCCTGCCATAGAGCTATACAAAGTCCTATCAGGTACTGCAGAATGGACACTTGAAGGAGCGACCAGCAAAAGAGTGCCCGGTGAAGTAATCCTGCATCCGTCTAATAAGATTCATAAGATGCAGACTTATGATCAGACGCTTCTGGCGCTATATACCTGGAGTGGAAATGATGTAGTGACTTTGTCTGAATACGTGTGA
- a CDS encoding cellulose binding domain-containing protein produces MFKKKSVLVSSLLVVAMSFNMISFNSFAEEVPDEEIVTIDPDGESATIASDEENATIAPDEENATIDSDEEDAAITSDEEDTTIVPAQEPEVTYVLPETPEEETEVFPEEPVVAEEPVAAEESADPGFKVTFALLEDWGDGYNAGVTIENTSDRVIEDWKLSMAYDAPDFTTIWNGVVESHENGVFVINNCGWNQDIPVGGSVFFGFSVGAAFNGEPTDFKNLNAKTDTQEEDYTVTYEVIADWGTGFTGQVTITNNTDKTIEDWGLEFNFANEITQIWNGIIEQHENGRYVVKNAVYNQNIPAGESVSFGFNVVAPWDNPDVTVDSSAQINDYVLTKYSEEAEALILAIYGRVINAVNGSSIEGAVVRLREGKDNQEGDFIAEAVSTENGDVQFAVKEGDYTAEVSIDGFITGYFNVTAVEQETVEPVVMAISPVLPEGQYRIVLTWNPTPRDLDSHLDIYGEDGGKVASVYYGRTELSSSGEVVATLDVDNTEGLGPETITIDIDNEYFNGKTLKYVAYNYSGNPVIAESGATVNVYKGSVLVDTFEVPTSGSGNAWYVFDIDADGVHEVNELIQYSYR; encoded by the coding sequence ATGTTCAAGAAAAAGAGTGTTTTGGTTTCGTCGTTATTAGTAGTAGCAATGTCTTTTAACATGATCTCATTCAATTCTTTTGCTGAAGAAGTGCCCGATGAAGAAATCGTCACTATCGATCCCGATGGGGAGAGTGCAACTATCGCTTCCGATGAAGAGAATGCAACAATCGCCCCCGATGAGGAGAACGCAACTATCGATTCTGATGAGGAGGACGCAGCAATCACTTCTGATGAGGAGGACACAACTATCGTTCCTGCGCAGGAGCCTGAAGTAACATACGTGCTGCCAGAAACGCCCGAAGAAGAGACGGAAGTTTTCCCTGAAGAGCCTGTTGTAGCAGAAGAACCTGTTGCAGCAGAAGAATCTGCAGATCCCGGATTCAAAGTTACATTTGCTCTCCTTGAAGATTGGGGAGATGGATACAATGCAGGTGTTACTATCGAGAATACGAGCGATAGGGTTATCGAAGACTGGAAACTGAGCATGGCCTATGATGCTCCGGATTTTACAACAATCTGGAACGGTGTTGTAGAAAGCCATGAAAACGGCGTGTTTGTTATTAATAACTGCGGATGGAATCAGGATATTCCGGTTGGCGGATCTGTATTCTTTGGATTCAGCGTTGGTGCTGCTTTTAATGGCGAACCCACTGATTTTAAAAACCTGAATGCCAAGACAGATACCCAAGAAGAAGACTACACAGTCACTTATGAAGTTATAGCAGACTGGGGGACAGGCTTCACAGGTCAGGTAACTATCACGAACAATACTGACAAGACTATTGAGGACTGGGGACTTGAATTTAATTTTGCCAACGAAATCACACAGATATGGAATGGCATTATCGAACAGCACGAGAACGGAAGATATGTTGTAAAGAATGCAGTTTACAATCAGAATATTCCGGCAGGAGAATCTGTATCTTTCGGATTCAACGTAGTTGCTCCCTGGGATAATCCGGATGTTACAGTAGATTCCTCCGCGCAGATAAATGACTATGTGCTGACAAAGTATTCAGAAGAGGCTGAAGCACTTATTCTCGCAATCTATGGACGTGTTATAAATGCTGTAAACGGATCTTCAATTGAAGGTGCTGTTGTAAGGCTTCGTGAAGGTAAAGACAATCAGGAAGGTGACTTCATTGCAGAAGCAGTCTCAACTGAAAATGGAGATGTACAGTTTGCTGTAAAGGAAGGAGATTATACAGCAGAAGTATCAATCGATGGTTTCATTACCGGATACTTTAACGTTACTGCAGTGGAGCAGGAAACAGTAGAACCTGTAGTAATGGCTATTTCACCGGTGCTTCCTGAAGGACAGTACAGAATAGTACTCACATGGAATCCTACTCCCAGAGATCTGGATTCGCATCTGGATATTTATGGGGAGGATGGTGGAAAGGTCGCCAGCGTTTACTACGGCAGGACAGAACTTAGCAGCAGCGGTGAAGTTGTAGCAACTTTAGATGTTGATAATACCGAGGGATTAGGACCGGAAACTATAACTATAGATATCGACAACGAATATTTTAATGGAAAAACGCTTAAGTATGTTGCCTATAACTACAGCGGCAACCCTGTGATAGCAGAATCAGGAGCAACCGTCAACGTATACAAGGGAAGCGTTCTCGTGGACACATTTGAAGTTCCTACAAGCGGCAGCGGTAATGCATGGTATGTATTTGATATTGACGCAGATGGGGTTCATGAAGTGAACGAATTGATTCAATACAGTTATAGATAA
- a CDS encoding S-ribosylhomocysteine lyase, with translation MEKIASFTVNHLKLVPGVYVSRKDTVGEEVITTFDLRMTAPNKEPVMNTAEIHTIEHLGATFLRNDEEFGDRTIYFGPMGCRTGFYLVLAGDLDSRDIVDLLTRLFEFIRDFEGDIPGAAARDCGNYLDQNLAMANFLAARYLDNVLYNISEDQLVYPE, from the coding sequence ATGGAAAAGATAGCAAGCTTTACAGTTAATCATTTAAAACTAGTACCTGGCGTGTATGTATCACGTAAGGATACTGTAGGAGAGGAAGTGATCACAACCTTCGATCTTCGCATGACAGCACCTAACAAGGAACCTGTTATGAATACAGCAGAAATACATACGATAGAGCATCTTGGTGCAACATTTCTTCGAAATGATGAGGAGTTTGGTGATAGGACCATATATTTTGGCCCTATGGGCTGCAGGACAGGATTCTATCTGGTTCTGGCAGGAGATCTTGATAGCAGGGATATTGTGGACCTTCTTACAAGACTTTTTGAATTCATAAGAGATTTTGAAGGTGATATCCCTGGGGCAGCGGCAAGAGACTGCGGCAATTATCTGGATCAGAACCTTGCAATGGCTAACTTTCTTGCAGCTAGATACCTGGATAATGTGCTCTATAACATAAGCGAAGATCAGCTGGTATATCCGGAGTAA
- a CDS encoding O-acetylhomoserine aminocarboxypropyltransferase/cysteine synthase family protein has translation MSNIKSIEKEENWGIGTKCIQSGYRPGIGEPRVLPIYQSTTYKYEDLDQVERLFSLQESGNKYSRTGNPTLNALEAKVAALEGGVGALTTASGQAAVFLAISTIVQAGDHIVASNAIYGGTYTLLDVRLRKLGIETTFVDPEAPIEELRKAFKPNTKIVYGETLGNPALGILDFDKFSALAKEFDVPFLVDNTLATPFLSKPLKHGADIVIHSGTKYMDGHAVALGGIIVDGGTYNWANGKFPDFVEPDEQYANTSYTGKFGNKAFITKARAQYLRDYGPVLSPLNAFLINLGLESLHLRVPRHSDNALKLAKFLQNNEAVNWVNYPGLEDNKNHERVKKYFDYDGASGVLTFGLKGGREAIKTFFASLKVAALVVHVGDARTSVLHPATSTHSQMSPEDRHKAGIPEDMIRVSVGIEDADDIIADFAQAINKAVNISEVEQKAV, from the coding sequence ATGAGTAATATCAAATCTATTGAAAAAGAAGAGAACTGGGGGATAGGAACCAAGTGCATACAGTCAGGATACAGACCAGGGATCGGAGAGCCAAGAGTTCTTCCTATCTACCAGTCTACTACATATAAATACGAGGATCTTGATCAGGTTGAAAGACTTTTTTCACTGCAGGAAAGCGGTAATAAGTATTCAAGAACAGGCAATCCTACATTGAATGCGTTAGAAGCTAAGGTTGCAGCACTTGAAGGCGGAGTTGGAGCTCTTACAACAGCGTCAGGTCAGGCAGCAGTATTCCTTGCAATATCAACTATAGTTCAGGCAGGTGACCATATCGTAGCATCCAATGCCATCTACGGCGGAACCTATACTCTTCTTGATGTAAGACTTAGAAAGCTTGGAATTGAGACAACTTTCGTAGATCCGGAAGCACCAATCGAAGAGCTGAGAAAAGCATTTAAGCCTAACACCAAGATAGTATACGGCGAGACGCTTGGTAATCCGGCACTTGGAATTCTGGACTTCGATAAATTCTCAGCACTTGCTAAAGAGTTCGATGTTCCATTTCTTGTAGATAATACACTTGCAACTCCTTTCTTAAGTAAACCATTGAAGCACGGAGCTGACATAGTCATCCATTCAGGAACCAAGTACATGGACGGACATGCAGTAGCTCTTGGCGGCATCATCGTAGACGGCGGAACCTATAACTGGGCCAATGGCAAGTTCCCTGATTTCGTAGAGCCTGATGAGCAATATGCGAACACCTCTTACACAGGTAAGTTTGGAAATAAAGCATTTATCACAAAGGCAAGAGCTCAGTACCTTAGAGACTACGGCCCGGTACTTAGTCCCCTTAACGCATTCCTTATAAATCTTGGCCTTGAATCACTCCATTTAAGAGTTCCAAGACACTCAGACAATGCGCTGAAGCTGGCTAAGTTCCTGCAGAATAATGAAGCAGTTAACTGGGTCAACTATCCCGGTCTTGAAGATAACAAAAATCATGAGAGAGTGAAAAAATACTTCGACTATGACGGAGCAAGCGGTGTACTTACCTTCGGACTAAAAGGCGGAAGAGAAGCGATAAAGACTTTCTTTGCATCCCTCAAAGTAGCTGCACTTGTAGTACACGTAGGCGATGCAAGAACATCAGTCCTTCATCCTGCAACCAGCACTCATTCTCAGATGAGTCCCGAAGACAGACACAAAGCAGGCATTCCTGAAGATATGATCAGAGTCTCAGTCGGAATCGAAGACGCAGATGACATTATCGCAGATTTTGCACAGGCAATTAATAAAGCAGTAAATATAAGCGAAGTAGAGCAGAAAGCGGTTTGA
- a CDS encoding cupin domain-containing protein, whose protein sequence is MKNDRWVFHKDVAPTDLGNGVVRRVLAYSGDVMTVENHFEKGAVGALHHHPHTQITYVVSGRFEFEIDGEKHIVEKGDTLLKTDSVEHGCVCLEEGILLDIFTPYREDFVND, encoded by the coding sequence ATGAAAAACGACAGATGGGTATTCCACAAAGATGTAGCGCCTACAGATCTTGGCAACGGCGTAGTAAGGCGCGTACTTGCTTACAGCGGTGATGTAATGACCGTTGAGAATCATTTTGAAAAAGGCGCTGTAGGTGCTCTTCATCATCATCCCCACACCCAGATCACTTACGTAGTAAGTGGAAGATTCGAGTTTGAAATAGATGGCGAAAAGCATATTGTAGAAAAAGGCGACACGCTTCTAAAGACAGACAGTGTAGAGCATGGCTGCGTATGTCTGGAAGAAGGTATCCTTTTGGATATCTTTACCCCATATCGTGAAGATTTTGTAAACGACTAA